The genome window GGGGCGACAAATCAAGGACATCATGATGAAAGGAGCGCTCGTGCCTTCAGTGaggctcccccatcccacttCCCTCGCGGATTGCAGCAGCCCCAGCTTCCCTGGGGGAGTGATCCCCCCGAGTCAGCTCAGTGCCTGGCACTTCCTAAGGGCCCCAAGAAATGTTCCAAGGCTGCAAAAGAGCCACCCTCTGCAAGCACCAGcctgccagctctgccactgccctggctccccctctgctgctccctgccctgctcatccctctcccaccccctttACCAGTCTGGATCCAGCCCCACCGCCCCACGAGCTGGCCCAAGGGAGAggccaggagctgtgtggaggtCTGGGGTCCCTCCAGTGCCTTAGTCTTGTGGGCAAAGGGACGTGGGGCACTTGCTCACGCAACCAGGGGTGGCTCCCGACAAAGCCTTTCTTCCCCAGCGCTGAGGGGGCTTCTGTCTCCCTAGGGCTTCATCCTCGACCTGCTGAACGACAAtctgctgcagagagaggaggCGAAGGGCTTCCTGGTCAATGGCTTCCCCCGGGAGCTCAAGCAGGCCAAGGACTTCGAGCGTGTAGTAAGCACCGCAGGGGAGGAAGGACCAGCAGGCCCCTGGCCAGGGTGGGGGGTAGGTGCTGTGCTGACACCCAGGAGGTAGAGGAGGGAGGCAGCGTGAGGcattcagaggggctgagcacatGCTGGAGCCGCAGCCGCTCTTCCCCCTTCCCGAACTCAGACCCAGCAGGGCTCAGTCATGGCCCGGCTCCCCCTGCTCCAGGgcgtctgcccccaccccatcctctcGCCTTGCGCAGGAACGGCCTGGTGCCCATTTctcagctggccctggggctgctgcacccCACCCCTTGGTGGCTGGCCAGGGAGCAGTCTGCCAGGGTGGTGCTGCGCCCCTGAGCGGGGGTTTACCATGCTGCAGGTGGGGCGTCCTCCCAACATCGTGATCGTCTTGGACTGCTCGACAGAGACCATGATCCAGCGGCTGCTGCTGCGGGGCCAGACCGGCCACCGGGCCGACGACCACGAGGCCTGTATCCGCCAGCGGCTGGAGACTCACTACTCGCTGTGCGAGCCCGTCATCAGCTACTACCAGCAGCAGAACCTGCTCAGAAATGTAGGGGGGCATCACAAGAGGCCTCCTGGGCATTaacccctcccctttccttctgCCCCCACAGCCCAGTGGAGCCCGTTGCAGGCTGCCCGGGTGGGCCCTCCTGGGTTAGCAGGATCGTGGGTACCGCTCACCAGGCGCATGGAAACATCATCCAGGGGCTGAGCCAGTGGGCAGGCCCCTTGGGCCCGAGAGGGGAGGAGGAACTCGGTGCAGCTGGAGCCCCCCTGCCCGcagcactgggggtgggagaggatggGCCTGGGCTGCACAAAAGCTCAGTGGTTTTGAGCAGGGCCTAGggctgcattccccccccccccaagcacagGGACACCCAAGGGTTTCCCAGGGGGTGGGTACTAATGCCAGGCGCTCAGCGAGGCCCAGCGGGAGGGAACTAGAGCCAGGTGCCTGCAGGGCCCATGGCAGGTGCGGCTCCAGCCCAGCTGCTCTGTTGTGTCCTGCAGATTCTAGGCGAGGAGCCGGAAGACGCCATCTACACAAAGTGCTGCTTCGTCATCGACAGCCTCGTTTAGGCCACgggcctgctgctgccctgcctggGGCCACCCCGTAGCTGGTGCTGTGTTCAAATAAAGGCTCAGCTTCTGGCCCTGGTCCTACGCTTGCCCTACGCAGAGACGGCCCTCAGCGCCTGCCCCGCCATATGGGGTTATGAGTGCTGGCTGGTGGCCCAGAGCTGACACCACATGCTTAAGTGGATGGTCCAGGGCCCTTTCCCAGGCCGGGCCCTTCGCCTCCCCCCTCAGAGGCAGCGTCACGCTGCTGGAGCTAGTTATACCAGCAGCCAAGGTACCTCAGAGCGAGCGAGGCAGTGGCCCAGGTGCACAGAAACGGCCAGCAGGCATCCAGGGGCTTATGGACATGGAAAGTATTTGACACATGCAGGGGAGCCAGGCAAGGTGGGTGCAGCCTAGGGCAAAGAGCAAACGCCCAGGTCCCAGCAGAGGGGAGAAGGCCACAGCTCCACCACACTGGCTGCTTTGAGTTAGGCAGATATCGCAGGGcgaaattccctgctctgccttctGGAGCAGCCaattagctcaccagcctccTGGCCTAACCCCTAACTCCCTACTCACCAGGGCAGTAGCTGCAGGAACCTTTTGCAGCACCCCCCTGAACCAGACCTATGCAATTCCAAATCAGCCCCCCCTTCGGGGAGCAGGACTGCATGAAAGGAGAATGGCTGTGACAAGACAGCCAGGCTGGAGCATGGGGAGGGTTCTTCTGAGGGGACAAGTAGCAGCCAAGACAAAACCACATCCATCAAAACACTGAGTTTACCACCAAAAGtccttttgttttttcaatacATGAGTTCAAGCTCAGCTACACGTGAGTGAAGAGAGCTCCAGCTGGGCACCAGCTTTTCTACAGAGGTCAGCCCCACACCCGTCATCTGAAAGTGAGCTTTGTGCCAAGCTCTGCCCTCAGCTGCCCGGGCAGCTCAGGGCAGAACAGCAGGCTAGCACAGGAAGCGGTTCCAGGGAAGGCTTCCCCCTGCATCACCTCAAGCCAGGGACTGTCCAGCAGGTGGACAGGAAAGAACCTTTCCAAAGGTGCTTTCTGATAGCCAGCACTCGCTGTATGGGAGAAGCGTCTTACCCGCACCCTCCAGAGCAAGTTGGGGGAAGTACCAGGTCCCCCACATCTGCTTGgacaacctcctgccccagctggagAGTCCAAGCCGAGGGAGGCTCATCTGTCCATAAGCAGAAGAGAGTTCAGTGCTTAGGGCATCAGCCTAGGACTGGGGAAACCAGGTGTAAGGTCTGACCCCAGAGGAATCTGGGCAAGTCACAGTCTGGGCCTCCAGTTCTTCATCTGTCCAGTGGGGATCAGAGCTCTGCCCTGCCGTccaggggggtgcagggacaaACATGGATGAGTAGGCGGCATTCAGGTACTACAGAGATAGAGCCAGCTAAGGCCTTACAGCGGGAATGGATCTGCCTAGGTATCAGTAGTGAAATTACAGTCCCTTGGGATTGCTCAGCAAAAGACCGAAGGTGTTGAATGGGCCGAGCACAGCTCCACTTGCTCCTCAACTGTCAAGAGAAGCAATTCCTTACCCCACATGGGTAACCTCAGCTCACCAGGCTGGATATGCCGCTGAGGGGCAGTGGCATAAAGCCCCTCCTACCAAGCAGCATCCGGGGGCATACCGTGTGGCCAGTTGCTCGGTTCGGAAATAGTGCAGCAGAGttggtttcaaaacaaaaagagcgttttatttaacaaagcacaaTTGCCCGCTCAAACTATAAAAAAACCACAGGAGCTCTTAGTTCATCAGGTTTTACAACAGCAGCTATAGCATGAGAACAATCCGCTTCAAACCCctatggacagacagacagacgccACCCAGCAGACACAGGGAGGTTTTGTTATCATTTATTTGTGAAGTTAAAAACAAGCGGTAAAAAGTAAAAACTGAGCGTACAATTGTTTGTTTCAGTCTCCTCTTGAACAGACGAAATACATGACAGACCAGTCCCAGTTGTGGGAaaatgggagggggaaaggggttgTTTTATCTGAAACACCGACACCTTATTCGAGGAATGTTCCAACTCTAACTAAAAagcagagtgatttttttttctccttgtaaagttttttatttttttttttaaaaacaaaacgaaaaGAAAAAACATGTTACCCTGAAATCGACGTGTGTTTCAGGAGGGCTGAGTTCTTGCAGCAGTTTTAGTTCACTATCTTCTACAGCTGGCTCAACATGAAGGattcagatatttttatttttattttattttattttaaaggacttGAAGGAGGAGCAGCCGAGGTTCCGCTAAGAAACTCAGCAATCAGacccagctcccttccccaaCAGCAGCCATCTCTTTCCAAAAACAAAAAGGGTTTCACAGGTGGGAAGTTCACATTCAATTCACTGAGCCTGCAAGGATCGGGGAGAGAGACAGGAGTCAGTTACCCCTGACAGACACCGCTACGGACGGAAGAGTCCGAAAGCAACACAGGGCCGCCCTCTGCTGCAACAGCACTGGCAATGCGCTACCAAGTTGGAGTGGAGCGAAAACTGGCCTCGGCTCCCAACTCCCCTGCACACTAGGAAATCCCACCACTGAAGCAGGGTGTTTGAAAAGGAAATTGGCAGGTCAAGTCTGGAAGAGAATCTAGGTTTCAGAAGCAGCAGCTTTGGTCAGTCCTGAAGATCAGATGAAAGTCTTGGCCTGGGGAAAGCATTTCTAAAGGGGGCTGCCTGAAATTCGGCATATTTAGGCAGCTAAGTAAGTGGCACGGAGCCCCTAGCAAGACCAAGTGAAGTCACCAGGTGCTGCTGGAAAAAAGTCACTTAGTCGGGTGCCTAAATGTAGCTGAAACCCGATTTTTAGGCTTCTGTTTCTGAAAAACGTGGCCCTAGAATGTAACCACTAAGCCTGGCCCAATGCAGGGTCGACAGCTCGAGAGCTGCAGCAGGACAGGCTAGAGGCTGGAGCGAATCTAGTTCCCTGGGTCAGCGAACAGCACCTTTCAGGTCAGCGCTGCCGAGCGTGCTCTCACCTTAGGGAGGAGAAGCTGGTCAGAAACGTAGGAATCTGCACCCAGGTTCTCTTTGAACGAGTTTCCCTGGTTTGAAGCTCGCTATACTCCAACAGCTCTACAGATCGATCCCCCTAAACTACCAGGGCTAACAAAGTGATCCCCCACATCCCCCAATGGATAAGACAACCCCTAACCCTATGAAAAAGTCCTAGCCCCTGAAAATGGACCTATGAGCCAGAGCTAAGAGCCCAGGGGAAACTGGAGAATCTTTTACCAGTTCTGTCCATTTCCCTGAGCTCCCATCTCCTCCGACCACCCCCCAGGTGTCTATGCGTCAACGTAAATCCACATTAACAGCGTGGGTCTGTGTTGCCACCTAGTGGCGGATCCATAGAAGAGGTTTACGAGTCTGCTACTGCCTCCAGCTAATGGACTgggtcctttagctcaagcagtagaagcTCAGGCTTGTAGGTCGAGGTGTCCTGGGTTGAATCCCCGTCGACGACCGATGTGGGAGCCGGTGCACGAGCACAAAGATGCCGCTCAGGAAGCGCTTCCTGTGGGACCGAGGGTCTCACCCAGGCAGGAGGAGCTACAGCTGGGGGTTGAAGGCAGGCAGCGGGGCACATGGCCGATCACTCACCTGCTGTCCCTGCTGTGTGGGTGGCGGCACTGGGCCCCCAGCCCCTGGTGTCTGTCCGTAGTAGGCAGCCTGCTGTCTGTAGTACTCTGCCCAGGCTGCGCTGTAGTCTGGCTGAGGTCCCGGTGGTGCCCCTGGTCCTCCACCAGTAGCCACTTGAGCTGCTAcgatggggcaggggagagaagagtGGGGTGAGTCAGTGACTCCAGGGGCATTGgactccctcccccagggctcccaCCCCCCAATATGTCTCCAATGGTCAGCAGACAGGAGCTGGACTTTCCTTActgattctcacacacacacacacacgctccacGCCTCGCTCACCTTGTTTCTTATAATATTCCTCCCAGGCTTTCGTGTAGTCCTGCTGTGGGGGTGCCCcgggctgctggggctgctggccTGTGGGCAGAGACACATGCATCAGGGACCCTGgacaggtgggtgagggaatgagcagctggggagggaggaggagcctgGCAGTATTACTGCCTCCTTTGCCCAGTGGGTTTGAGACCAACACGAACTGGCTTTGCCAAGTGGCATTTCTGGTTGGGGCGAAGACTGCGGATGTTCACATGGATTCTGCGGGGCACACGGCTCACTTGCTGGGTCTGCCCCACGGGCCTACATCTTCCGAACTAGACAAGCTGCTGAACCCCTTTCTCCGTCTGACCCTCAGTGACTTTCCCTCTCAGAACAGGTCTGACTGCTCAGAGCTGGGGAAATCAGCCCATGGCCTGTCACTAGAACCACCGCCTGCCCACATATGTGGCCAGGCCAGtctgcttcagccctgagcaAGAGGTACCTGCCTCTGGAGTTCAGTCCTCAGGACCCTCAATGCTCAGCCTTTGCACTAGGGCCAGTTAGTGTCAGCCCTGAGGTCACAAGGAGCTGGACCAAGACCCTCGGTTCACTGCTGCCATCCAGCACAGCGCTCTTCGCCTGGGGCTGTATCTGCATTGGCTCTAGATagccacacacactccccccccacTAGGGGCAGACTGAGTCCCCCGGGCCGCCCAGGGCATTACCTAGTTTTTTATAATACTCCTCCCACGCTTTAGTGTAGTCGGACTGCCCGGCCGGGGGTGGCTGCGGCGGCTCTCCCTGAACCGGGGGCGCTGTGGGAGCTGGTGGCTGCCCGGGCACGGGGCCAGGTGGCTGCTGGTAGTAGTGCGAGTAGTACGCTGCCCAGGCTGCATTGGGgtctgctgccgctgctgctttGCCTGGAAAGGAGACACATGAGAACAGACACCGGCTCCTGCCCCGCCCACCGGCTCCTGCCCCGCCCACCGGCTCCTGCCCCGCCCACCGGCTCCGCCAGGGGCAGCTCTAGGTACTTACTTGGGTCATGAGGAGCCGGAGGCTGCCACTGCGGGTAGGTGTTCCCCCAGCCTTGGGGTGGgtatgggtgggggggaggagcccCAGGGCTGAAAGAGGAGAGCAAGAGACACTGATGAGGAGGGGCAATAGGAGGCActgcagagggaggggcagaaCCCGGCTGGGACATGCTGACTGGGAGGGTAGGCCTGCCCCTGCACATCTCCCCAGAGCATGGTTCTCGGATCCCTGCTGCAGCACcagtggggacaggcagcccaccAGAGCCAAGTGGGTGTTAGCTGGTCCCTTTGACGGACAGAGGCTTTATTGTGCTCCCTTCggtttgtgtttgtacagggcctggCACTATGGGC of Natator depressus isolate rNatDep1 chromosome 20, rNatDep2.hap1, whole genome shotgun sequence contains these proteins:
- the LOC141975167 gene encoding adenylate kinase isoenzyme 1-like, with product MGLCQARLPKTAKPLKPELQEKLKSQVIIFVIGGPGSGKGTQCERLAAKYQFQHLGLGSLLRAEASQPTRQGRQIKDIMMKGALVPSGFILDLLNDNLLQREEAKGFLVNGFPRELKQAKDFERVVGRPPNIVIVLDCSTETMIQRLLLRGQTGHRADDHEACIRQRLETHYSLCEPVISYYQQQNLLRNILGEEPEDAIYTKCCFVIDSLV